A stretch of the Streptosporangiales bacterium genome encodes the following:
- a CDS encoding IS982 family transposase — translation TGVFTRIAQRLLALTSGIWTNWTTGVTSKRSLTAYDH, via the coding sequence CCACCGGAGTCTTCACCCGCATCGCCCAGCGACTCCTCGCCCTCACCTCCGGCATCTGGACCAACTGGACCACCGGCGTCACCAGCAAACGATCACTAACCGCCTACGACCACTGA
- a CDS encoding methyltransferase domain-containing protein, translating to MLEAQPNDPWSRGTVMTTTDTSQVDEHTLEQQTGAFVERVFGSLNGALDLYVIDIGVRLGLYEALSAGPATSYELAERTGCAERYVREWLEQQTVSGVIEVADATADAADRKYALPLAHQEPLCDHDSPAFVGALAGCATELGPAVTWLAKAFRDGEGVPLERYGESFVRLQGAMTRPMYTHALTEVWLPALADIDARLRADPPARIADLACGVGLAAVAMARHYPAVTADGFDNDETSIAIARHNAAEAGVADRVRFQVRNLSDNGTDDGVYDVVTILEAVHDMARPVDALRAAKGMLADGGRLIVADEHAGDSFAEPGPIDGFLYAVSILACLPQSMAEQPSAAIGAVIRPSTMSALAAEAGFSATTNLPIEDDFWRFYELVR from the coding sequence ATGCTCGAAGCTCAACCGAACGATCCATGGAGCAGAGGAACGGTCATGACAACCACTGACACCTCACAAGTCGACGAGCACACGCTCGAACAGCAGACAGGTGCGTTCGTCGAACGCGTCTTCGGGTCACTGAACGGCGCCTTGGACCTGTACGTGATCGACATCGGCGTGCGGCTGGGCCTGTACGAGGCGCTGTCAGCTGGTCCGGCAACCTCGTACGAGCTAGCCGAACGCACGGGGTGCGCAGAACGGTACGTCCGCGAATGGCTCGAGCAGCAGACGGTCAGCGGCGTCATCGAGGTGGCGGACGCCACCGCGGACGCCGCCGACCGGAAGTACGCGCTGCCGCTCGCGCACCAGGAGCCGTTGTGCGACCACGACAGCCCGGCCTTCGTCGGAGCTCTCGCAGGTTGCGCGACCGAGCTCGGCCCGGCCGTCACCTGGCTGGCGAAAGCGTTCCGTGACGGCGAAGGCGTTCCCCTCGAGCGCTATGGCGAGAGCTTCGTACGGCTACAGGGCGCGATGACCAGGCCGATGTACACCCACGCCCTGACGGAGGTCTGGTTGCCTGCCCTCGCGGACATCGACGCGCGCCTGCGCGCCGACCCGCCCGCCAGGATCGCCGACCTCGCGTGCGGCGTCGGGCTGGCCGCGGTCGCCATGGCGAGGCACTACCCGGCCGTCACCGCCGACGGGTTCGACAACGACGAGACGTCGATCGCGATCGCCAGACACAACGCCGCCGAGGCCGGTGTCGCCGACCGGGTCAGGTTCCAGGTGCGGAACCTGTCCGACAACGGCACCGACGACGGAGTGTACGACGTGGTCACGATTCTCGAGGCGGTCCACGACATGGCCAGACCGGTCGACGCCCTGCGCGCGGCCAAGGGCATGCTCGCGGACGGCGGCAGGCTGATCGTCGCCGACGAGCACGCTGGGGACAGCTTCGCCGAGCCTGGGCCCATCGACGGGTTCCTCTACGCGGTGAGCATCCTTGCCTGCCTGCCCCAGTCCATGGCCGAGCAGCCCTCGGCAGCCATCGGGGCCGTCATCCGGCCATCCACCATGTCCGCCCTGGCCGCCGAGGCGGGGTTCTCCGCCACCACCAACCTGCCCATCGAGGACGACTTCTGGCGGTTCTATGAGCTCGTCCGTTGA
- a CDS encoding DUF1348 family protein, translated as MSSSVDSDEPSRRTALTRAVRLRLPHTSAGGERLMMTWDEATELVKSVEAAFGAADLAAIAEGFTEDAVARFADFPELRGRAAIMEFLTARFARTKCYRLTKTPRVLMGDLLANSWDASWEDAKTGKAMLGRGTEIWQLRDGKVAVWDATFNAWEEGGPPTTPVI; from the coding sequence ATGAGCTCGTCCGTTGACTCCGACGAACCGTCCCGCCGGACCGCGCTCACCCGCGCGGTCCGGTTACGCCTCCCCCACACGTCTGCGGGCGGGGAGAGGCTCATGATGACCTGGGACGAGGCGACCGAACTGGTCAAGTCGGTGGAGGCCGCGTTCGGCGCCGCCGACCTGGCGGCGATCGCCGAAGGGTTCACCGAGGACGCCGTTGCCCGCTTCGCCGACTTCCCCGAGCTGCGCGGCCGTGCCGCGATCATGGAGTTCCTCACCGCCAGGTTCGCCCGCACCAAATGCTACCGGCTGACGAAGACGCCGCGCGTGCTGATGGGCGACCTGCTCGCGAACAGCTGGGACGCGAGCTGGGAGGATGCGAAGACGGGCAAGGCCATGCTCGGCCGCGGCACCGAAATCTGGCAGCTACGCGACGGGAAGGTCGCCGTGTGGGACGCCACCTTCAACGCATGGGAGGAAGGCGGACCACCGACCACCCCGGTGATATGA
- the purE gene encoding 5-(carboxyamino)imidazole ribonucleotide mutase, translating to MSEGTPVVGVVMGSDSDWRVMSAVGEALDEFEVPYEVDVISAHRMPREMIEYGATATDRGLQVLVAGAGGAAHLPGMLASVTPLPVIGVPVPLAHLDGMDSLLSIVQMPAGVPVATVSVGGARNAGLLAVRILAAADQKLRARMVDFQADLKAAAEAKGARLRDELADG from the coding sequence ATGAGCGAAGGTACGCCGGTGGTCGGCGTGGTGATGGGGTCCGACTCCGACTGGCGGGTGATGAGCGCCGTCGGCGAGGCCCTGGACGAGTTCGAGGTGCCGTACGAGGTCGACGTGATCTCCGCGCACCGGATGCCGCGGGAGATGATCGAGTACGGCGCGACGGCGACGGACCGCGGCCTGCAGGTGCTCGTCGCGGGCGCCGGCGGCGCCGCGCACCTGCCCGGCATGCTCGCGTCGGTGACCCCGCTGCCGGTCATCGGCGTGCCGGTGCCGCTCGCGCACCTGGACGGCATGGACTCGCTGCTGTCCATCGTGCAGATGCCTGCCGGGGTGCCGGTCGCGACGGTCTCCGTAGGCGGCGCCCGCAACGCCGGCCTGCTCGCCGTGCGTATCCTCGCCGCGGCGGACCAGAAGCTACGGGCCAGGATGGTCGACTTCCAGGCGGACTTGAAGGCCGCGGCGGAGGCGAAGGGCGCCCGGCTGCGCGACGAGCTCGCCGACGGCTAG